In Rhipicephalus sanguineus isolate Rsan-2018 chromosome 1, BIME_Rsan_1.4, whole genome shotgun sequence, the DNA window atttttatttttattttggcttggttttatgctttctttttcttacctGCACCGCATAGGTTTTTCTTACCTACACCGCATTCGTTCCGCACAAGATGTGCTGGAATGAATGACGAACGTCTCGGCGGCCTGCACCGTATACACTGTTCAACCGACACCGCGGCGTGCGCAGACAGCAGCGACTGCCGCGAACGTATACCCGTACCCATGGCGTAGTGCTGCCGCGATATGTTTCCAAGCGTCGCCGTGTAGCCGACTTGTCAGATTGGAGCTCCAAACGAAACATAAATTATTGATCTCTCCAACTCGCGTACGAAGCGACGGGCTGCAGCGGTTCGGAGTGCGCCGCGCCTGACGAAGCTCAGACGAAACAACTGTCCAATCATGTCTGAATCATGACAGACGGCCCGCGTCTCCCTGTCGATAGAGAACCGAGCTCGCGGCGCAGAGCGAATAACAAACTCTTTGAGGTCCattaataacaaccatcagtggAACTGATCAGACGATTGTTGGCGAAACGAGCGCGTACGACTGGGCCGCTGCCTCGGCTGGCTTGCGCGAGCGACGCCGACCTGTCGTTAATCGCTCGGGTGAATTATACCCAGACAGCGGCGACACGGCGGCTCGCCGATCGCGGCCGCTGCAGGCGTATCTCGGGAAGTTGGGAGGGGCTCTTCCTGAATAATCGAAGTGCCGCAGCTCGAAATGAACTCGGAGAAGCCGTGATGTTGAATTTCGCGTGCGGCTCATTGAGCTTCCCGATCTCGCCGAAACCGAAATCGACACTTTTCTATGTACGAGGAGgaaaaggggaggagggggggcacACACGTGCGCGTGGGCCCTCTGTCGCTCTGACTCGATAGCGCGTGCGGCGCGATAACGGGCCTGCAGTTCTGGCCTTTCGGCAGATGCTTTTGGCACGCACGCGCTCTCTGTTTTTGGCCGTATGGGCGCGGACGACACGCGCCCAACCAACTAATCGGACGACTGTCCAACTTGTCGAAGAGAGTTTTGCAAAATTGATCAACCTATAATGAAAAAGTAGCTACGACGACACGCACTCTCCCTGTTAAAGAATATATCTTGATGAAGAGCGGAAACTTAGCAGTCCTTGATGAATCACTAAAAAGTTCTCCCCGTTCCAACCCAcggcagcggtaaatggtgcggtTGACGGAAATATACTGCAACGAAGGGCACCGTTCTTGCGATGCTTCATGCGCAACGGGCGCAGCCTTCTGTGTTGCGACACTATCGCAGTGCTACACCTGTGaacagcttatatatatatatatatatatatactatagtgTAGTGAGCGCAAAGTAAGGACTTTAAATTAACTATATAAGAGTAATAGAGAGGTCCTTCATTTTGTTAATTCTATATGAAGGGGCATATATCAAAGTAAAGAATAAAGTCTGTTGTGCTCATTTGACAAATAAATGTAATTTATGTTCTAAAATTGTTTTAGTAAGAGAATTTATTTCCATTTCACACGTCTATCGGGCGAGTTCCAGACTTTAAGCACGCTATTTCGAGCACAGGAGGTATCATCAATCCAACGCATATGTCCTCAGGCTGCACAAGATCACACACAGACAGTGTCTGGATATGTAGCCTTATTGCTTAGCTATTACTGCGCTGCCACGTGGCCTATACAATACTTATTAAAGTTTGTAGCACTATGATTTCTATTGTCTTATAGAGTGTATTGAAAATATTTGCTGTTCTCGCTATAATGTGCAGATGCGATCGCTTCATCAGGAATCTATCGTTTCACTTTAAGCACGATATTAGCGAACTTGCATAAGCGGATGCACCTGGAAGACATGCAGGAATTCCGGTAATGCTTAGACGTCGGTGCACATAAACCCGCGCACGATAATGAGCGCGCCAGCCCTTCCATATAAGCCACAGCGGAGAAAGCCCCTGTATCATGAAGCAACGCGGCCGTATGTagagtctgacacgttaccgctgcaccacacctggaagacgccGTATGTAGAAGCAATCCTCGTATCTCATAACGTCGCGTGTCTGGTGCGCTTGCCACGGAACTCCCGAATTATGAGCAGAAAGTAGAAACGCTCATCATTTGCATCATAGTGGGATTAGAGAGAAACAGCAGTGTGGTGAGCTGCGTCTGAGCTGCAATGTACCGAACGTTTAAGCGAGTGGCGTTAACGCTGTCGCTGTTTTTCCCGATTGTACCACCCCCTGGAAGTGCGTGCTAACCTCGAGCCTTCTGTCTCTCTCGCAGACAAGTTGTGTGAGCCAAGCAGTCCCttgctgcttcgctcccagaggcGCTCGGCGTCGTCTCCGGATACTGGAGCTCCCGGTCTGCAGTTCCTGGGCCGCTTCGGCGGCCCCGGCTCGGCATCGGCGCGGCTGGAAGCGTCGCCGCCCTCGAGCGTCTCGTCGCTGGCCGACGACGAACTCGCGGAAGCGCCCGGCGGCGACTTCGCCTCACCCGCGCGACGGCCCGACAGCGAGCCCGGCGGCCCCGAGTCCGGCGGGGCGCCGACCGGTGGCTCGCGGCCCGGCAAACAGCGGGAAGGTGCCTCCAAGGGCTCCGCACGCGTCGAGAACCCCCAAATCTTGCCTCGCTGCAATTGCGACGAGCTGAGGAACGCTGACGCTCATCTGGAGACAAAAGACCTGTGGGAGAAGTTCCACGAACTCGGTACCGAGATGATCATCACCAAGACAGGAAGGTGAGCATGAAGCAGATTTGTTGTCGTGTGAGGGGAGGGCAGTGTTAGATGAGCCGCTGTGACATGACTAGAGGATATCATATTTCCGGTTTTGTTCGTGTCTGCTGCAGCGTCTAATCACAGAAGACAGACTGGTTATATAGGAGCACGAGGGACGCGTAGGGACCGCATAGGGAGCAGAGGATGTCTCCTCGCATTGCGCAAGTTTCATgttagggcgtgcaaacacggacacaagaggggGATGTCAAGACACCACAACGTAAAGTGGAGGTGTATAGCAGCGATTCGCATTCCCATGCCGTATTGATCGATCTGAGTGCCTCCTTTTGCTATCGAATCCAATCGACGGCAAAACAGAAAAGATCTGCAGGCGCTTGTACATGACACGTTTCGTTAAAAACAGCGGAGCAACGGGACCAATGAACGACAACAGAAAGGCACTGTGCTGTTTCGTCTTTCGTTGGACCTTATGGTCTATATTACGCCGTTTTTCTCGAAACATTGCTCAACGACCAGCCCGACTTCGAACTCGATGTTCAAATATATAACATTGCAGCCACGTTGTGAGGGCTGCAAGGCTTCCAGCCCTTATAAGAGCTTGGCCACAATTTCATTTACTCGTTGATGTGGATTAATTCTCCACTTAAATAAAAATGCATACATTGCTTCTCGAGGCTGAACTGACACGAACTATAGCTAAGCCTCGAAAATCTCCCACGCAGTCAGGCACATTTCTGTCAAAGGTGTTTGCATATATAACACGAAAAAACAAAACGTTTTAAGTTCTGCATAACAGGCGTCAGTGCATAAACATATACTACGCACAATCAAAACTGACGGACATGAGGGTTCAGTCGTGCACATCGTCAACAATTCCGACCGTTAAATTTGCAGATAAAAGAGTTCCGGAAACGCGCGCCTGTCTGGGATGAATGATGGGAGCTTACAAAACGATGAAAAGTTCCGGCAGCTAACTACGGGAATATTCTAGTTCATATTTAAGCGTATACACGCCGTTGGCTGCAAAGTTCCTCTCCTGCGCTTCTTCAGTATAATTAACCTTGGTGCGCGTCAGCTTctcactgtttttctttttcattatgaCCATGCATACTGCTACTATCCACTGATTAATACTAGAAGACAGGAAGAAAATGTTTACGAAGTTACTAAAATGTGCaaaccctaaaaaaaaaaaaagaacagtatcTAAGCGCGCTTTCcttctcctccttttttttctctcgtcctttttttttttttttctctctttcaccaGTTCCTGCGACGACAGGTTACGGCGCGACTCAATTGGAGCTGACGTGTGAACGAGGCAAGCGATAAGCGTTATGAATATTTAAAGCGAGAAGCGAGAATTccgtcttttctttcttcgtgTTCAGTACAACTAGTTTCTGGTTTTGCTCGTCCGGCCCTGTGCTGCTTATTATTACACGCAGCGCTTTTCGCTTTTCCGGGCTGCGCACGCCATCCTCGAGAGATGACGGCACGCATTTTAACGCCGCCATGGCTTTTCTCCAAGAAACGCTGCATTTTTCATAGGCGCAATGAAAGAGTTACACTCGCCGAGCTGCACGCAGCGCTCGCAAGGCGCAACGCAAAACGCCGTGGGAGCATGGCGCCCAGCTCTCCGTCCTTTGAGCAAGTGTGTGCGCGTGAACAAGGATTTCAATGCTTGTTAAAGGAAACCTCGAACCGCTGAAAAAATGCGCCGGAGCACTGCCCCACCGTGGGTGAACGAAATTACttgatgggaaaaaaaaaaaaaaggaagacgcgCAAGCAGAAATGCGACTCTTGGCGTTCATTGAGGAAGAATTCTGCTGTCGCAGCATATATATGAGATGAAACCCGATGTATTTTGTTGTTGGTGTTGTTTTAAGAAATGAAGTGACAGTTTTTGTTTCTTGCAGCGGGTGTCTCTTTATCGGGAGCGTATATATGTGCGCGGCCTCGGTGATACGTCAACGTCCAAGCGGGGCCTACAATGTACGGTTGTTCATTTGCTGACGACGTCACGAATGCGCTacgccttgaatttagatttttGTTAAAGTCATGCTTTAATGACAGCGAAGGGCGTTTGCCGCAGCCACGACGTCTTTAAACCAAAACTGTGGGCGCTTATTTGAATAAATTATCCAAACGACATCGTTAAATCTGAGTAGTTGGATGACCCTAATCATAAACAAATGCACCTCAACACTGCGATGCGCAAAGGGTTGAACTGCTTGAGTCATATGATGCCGTAAGGAAAAGCCTGGTCCCATTCAGTACATCACCACGCATGCACCGCTatgcgtacgtgcgtgtgtgtgcctgtggCAGATCGTAATGacgatttgtaaaaaaaaaaaaaaaaatactgtgcaACGCAGTGCAATCACCCGCCGCGGTAGCTATGCGAACTGAGGTTTAACGCTGCTAGGCtctaggtcgcgggttcgattcccgtcctcggcggccgcatttcgatgagggtgAAATGTAATAACACCAGTGTACTTAAACTTACGTGCACGTTGAGGAAgtccaggtggtcaaagttaatccgCGGCGGCCCCCAGCTACAGCGTGGCCCATAATCGTAACGTGGTTTTGACATGTATAACCCCAGAAATTATAAATTATAGACGCAGTGCAGCGCCACTGATGAAGTGCAGACgctcgtatatatatatttaattcaTGGTCACCGACATCTAGGGCTTTTACACGAACGATTCATCAATTGTGTATGTCGTGAGATCCAACTAAGAATGTGAGAAAATGCCGAACGCATTCGCACAGCCGTTTTCCTGCGTATGAGGCAACTGTTTGTAGTATAGAGCCTTTCGTGTAGTTGTTACGGACACAGAACGGCAGCGTGAACGGCCTAAAATGGCGGCACTTAAACGCTCAAAATAAATCTATTTTAGAGATCACGAAGCGAAAGACAGACATGATTTCTACAACAAGAACTTTCCAATGCTCAAAGAATTTTGGACGTCAGTTGACCTTACAGTCATTTgtatgattatatatatatatatatatatatatatatatatatatataatgcagaaTTTAATATATGTACTTACGTACGCACACGTAGGCCGGCTGAGTTTCACCCAATCTCAGGTGCAACGTCTAGATGGTACTGTATGCTTTCTGCATAACATACGCATTTGCGGCACTTAGTCGCAACTTCCCTGCTGCGTTAAAGCAGTGTATTGGtgggttagttagttagttagttagttagttagttagttagttagttagttagttagttagttagttagttagttagttagttagttagttagttagttagttagttagttagttagttagttagttagttagttagttagttagttagttagttagttagttagttagttagttagttataccCCATACTAACTTATGGATACATGACACATGAAGGGCTGGCAAGGAACGCGGCGGGATAGAAGCAACTTTTTTTCACCAAATAAATTTCGTTCACAGAACGCGGGTTCTCGCCATCGATTGAAACTTCGTCACCACGCGCGCGATTACACTGTTTCTTATTTcctgtataaaaaagaaacggcatTTCTGCGCATCAGTACAGTCGTCGTCGTCACTCGCAAATCCATTATACTGCGGTAAAGTTGAACAGGTCGCCTTTTCGCGCGGGGATGGAATCCATTCGAGCTGCCGCTTCAGTCGTCATTCGCTCGCGCTCTCGGGCAACTGTATCTCTTTGAGAGCGTAACTGGGACGCCAGTTGAGCCGGCCGATTCTCTCCGAAAGCATGGTGCGTACAAGTTCCACGCAGTGTCATCGTCAAAAGGCTGGCTGCCCGTCCTAAATAATTCATACGGACGGCCGCACAACAAAAGATCGAGGTACAAAAGAGATAGAGATCCAGGCGCACCCAACGCCATCGTCCGCAAGAAAAAGACCAAATGCCCAACCTTCattgagaaaaaaaagtacaaaaaaaaagaagaaaacctcGCAGCAACCGAAGAGCCCGGGACCGGCCGCATGCGTGCAGCGTCCCCCGGCACGCGCCAATGTGTGCGCGCGGCCGCAACACGTGTGCGTTAAACTCCGCAGGTCTCCAGCGAGCACTCATCGTCAAAGGCGCTGCTTTTTCCTCGTAGCGGAAAGACGCgaacgagagaaaaaaattaataataataaaggctCGCCCGCAGTAGGACGGGACGGGACGCTCGCTGTAGCgaggatgcccccccccccccaccacacttttttttttttttgcaagcgcaATGTGACGGATATGCATATAACACCCTCCACCCCAAACGACGACTCGGGGGAACGTGGGTGGTGGAGATGGCGGAGGAGGGTGGCTCTTTCGACCGCACTGAAAACACAAGAGACCAAGCGCGAAAGCAACACTTGCGCAAAAAAAGATTGGCGCTGATGGACGACGTGAAGAGATCATGGTTGACGTGCCCTGCTCGCGCGCCTGGCTTCACTGAGTGCCTGCGCTTTTGTTCTTGCCAAGGGAACCGCTTCTGCGCGAAGATAtttagttgttgatgatgtttTTTCTGTTGTTCTTGTCCCCATTTAATGGGCCTTCTTTCGCACCGCGCACCTTTCGAGGCACGCTCGCCACTTGCTCTTCATGATGATAGCACGGGTATGCTGTCGAAAGGCCTTGTCTCTCAGCAGAGTGTCAGAATTCGTTTGCGCACTGCGCTCGCATAGCAGCGAAAGGAACGCGGACAAGCGCGGAGGAATATGGGCGAAGTAAGGGGAAATATAAAGGCGGTGCTTCGAAGCCGCTGGCTCGTATCGATCTAGCCCCTCCGCGAACCGAGCCGACAACGGCCGTATGCCCACGAGCGATGCTGCCGCACGTAATTAAAAAGTATTGAAAACGGGCATAGTTTTCGTATCCCGTATACAGACTTCACCAAAGTCGCTACTTGTGGCTGCTGGTGTGCCATTAGTAAaacattctagtacactctaccattAGTACGTAGAACGTTGCGCGTCACAGACGAGGACAGCCGCAAAATACACGCACGTTGCGATGCGTGCGTATCGTGCAGAATAGTTTACTCTCGCAACTGCGTTTATAACGAGCACATTATAGTCTTGATTCCAGTTGTCATTTGTCGGCGCGGCGAGCACGGGAGCTGCGGGTTTGGTTGCGTCGCAGCTGATCGCGAGCGAGCACAAAGACagcatgcgataaggacaggcTGGTTTGTTGCAACTGAGCCCTAGCACGTGGCCAAAGATGGCTGTCCCCTAGATGGCTGTCCACTAGCGATGAACATTATAGTCTGTATAACTAGCCACCAGTGATACCCCCGTCAAAACCTACACATATATTTGAACATTCTTCCACCTCTTATCAGGCAGCTTCGGTCATGTGACTTATCAGGCGACTTTGCCGGAACAGTGCCAGCTGACGCGTGCGTGCGGTCCTCCCGAGGCTACGAACGCGGCCGAAGATTCGGCAGATATGATTCATGCCTGCACGgcagagcagcagcagcacacgccTGTAACTTGGCTAGCACGCCTATGTCGCGATCTTCTCGAAGGCGCTCGACATCAGCGCAGCATGTCTGAAAAAGAAACTGTCCAACGGTGCATGGTTTGAGAGTTAACCTAAAGAAATCGGGAAGACGAAGTACTGGACGGACACGCCAGTCTTTTCGTTTAATACCATTCCTTCTTGGTGGTATACATATTTTCTTGAAACGAATGTTAAAGAATTTTGATTCCCGAGATTGGCTGGACGGTGGTGCGATGGGTGGGGTCGGGTATAGCGATGATGCAAATGGGGAGCAATTTGGTAACCGGCAGGGCAAGCCTCCGGTCATGCTGCCGCAATCCAGATACGGGACGACGCAAGTCATCCAGTGCTTGAGTTGGAAGCCGGTTCACCTGCGtacattaaagaaaaaaacatagagCCACGAAGTTGCGACAATATTCAACAACAGCTTCGGATTATGAAATGTTTATATACTCGGCTCTAAAAATGCAACTAACGTTCCTACATCCGCATCGACAgttattagttcgcgctcatccagtgtgtgttcttttcgtgcgtcatttgcgcttgagcggcgtgCTTAAGGTTTCGAGCTGTTTGCTGTTCGTGTGGCATTTCAAtatgttgccatcgcattcattgcttcacccttgcggcgaaactgacttttttcttcagCACTTCAAGTCTACGAAAATTACTCGTACGTCGCTGCAGGTGAATTACCTGCCCACGAAAAATCATTCGCTTGAAAAACCGAAGCAATGTGGTCAATAGGGAAATTTCATAAAGTATCTTAATTAATAATGATACGCCTGAAGTTCATATTGTAAAGATAAATAGAATCATCGTGAAAGCGTCTACTTTAAGAAAGGAACGAATAAGCACCTCATGCATCACActcaaagaataagcggtccagtTGTGTATATCCGACGACTCGCCATTCTTCCCGACTATATTGTGCTGCGACGCGTTTTCATTCAAATTTTGTTCACTTCGTCAAGGAGCGTTTCCATCTGCCGTAGCCGAGCGGCCGCCCCTTCTGCGCTCCCGGCGCACTCGGTTCCGATATTGCCCGGATCGGTGCCTTGAGATTCGATTGCAAATATCTTAAATTACGCGCGATttttttatttctaaaaaaatgtgATGCCATAAATTGTGACGCCCAACAACTTTTTCCTCAGCGACAAACTATTTCCGCGTTAACGTAGAGTCCGTCTGCGAAGACTACTGGTGCCTCATTGTCATAACCTTCCTTATAAAAATTCTGTACTTGCTAAAAAACGTCCCGAATACCACGGGCAAACGCAAGAGGAATCGTGCCGTTCATCAAACTATAAATCTGCTTTATACCATATGTAGCCTATTGCTGGGCACGAGGTCGCAGGTTCAATTTCGATCTACACAGGCCAGCTGCGGAAAGAACGAGACACCAGAATGGCCATGCATTCTAATTTCGCTGTTAATGTATACGAAATCTCGAGCTGTAGGGGTCAATCAGGCGCAGAATCCGCAAATATTTCCATCGGCAAGTTGTTCTTTGCCAGTTGCCCCCCACCTTTGCTAATCATGAAAGGGAAAAATTGACATCCACTTGTTTTGTAGCAACAAGGGAATCGATACGGATTCAtcagaaagaaaagctttgtggatgaaaaaattcgtcctggtccggggatcgagcCCGTGGAACCAACATCTTTcaggggcggtcgctctaccgaCTTAGATAACCAGGAGGCAAGCAGTTGGCAGCGCGAGTAAGGGCGAATAAATCGACAACCAGAAGCACATGGACATTGAATACGGCAAATGAGTTTCATCATCCTCCATTTCGCGGGCTTGTATACACGCAGAACCGATTTGTCTTTGCTAATCGTATGTGCAGCATCACTATCTGCTGACATTCCTTCACGAACAAAATCTATTTTTTTCTGGGCCCTGTATTGCGAATTCGGTAATATGATGGGATAGTTAACTAGAAGACAAACATTTGAGGGTCATGGTAAATAGCAACGCGCTCAAAAACGCCTTCCTTCGTTTCTGAGTGCGTTGCTATTTACCGTGAGCTTCAACGTGCCGTGTCGTCCCACTGCCTGCAGCGGAAGAGACGCGTCCGTGGAAGCCCTGAGGCGCGCGCCAGCGAATCGAACCTACTTGTCATCAtcctcgacgtcgtcgtcgtAAATGCGTTTGGAGTCGCACGTCTCCCACGCCTCGCCGCACCCGTAGGCTCCCGGTTCGTGCATCGACTCGGCCTTGGCCCAGGTCTCGTCGGCCGGCGGCTCCTGCTGCGAGGCGGCGGGGGCCGCCTGCTCCTTGGTTCCCTCGTCCTCGTTCATGCTGCTGCCACCGCTGGCCGCCACCTGCTCCTTGGTGGCGACCGGAGACTGCTCGTCGTCGGCCGCCTCGCTGCTCTGGGCCGACAGCGAAGGCACGGCAAGCAGCAGCAAGACAGCCAGCACGGTCCACCGGGAGCAACCCATCGCAGCCGCCAGCTCAGTCGAACGACACTGAGCGCTCTGCGAGACCGCGAGCCTCGTGGCGGGCAGGCTCGCGCATTACGTCTCGCGGACAGCCACGCCAGCGtggaagagaaagacgaagatctAGAAGCTGAGCATGACATGCAGTCAAAATGAGCTACTatggtcttctttttttttaatttgt includes these proteins:
- the LOC119378878 gene encoding uncharacterized protein LOC119378878, which gives rise to MGCSRWTVLAVLLLLAVPSLSAQSSEAADDEQSPVATKEQVAASGGSSMNEDEGTKEQAAPAASQQEPPADETWAKAESMHEPGAYGCGEAWETCDSKRIYDDDVEDDDK